The following are from one region of the Erythrobacteraceae bacterium WH01K genome:
- a CDS encoding DUF4287 domain-containing protein produces the protein MTEKSIKGPASYFPSIEKTYGRPISEWLEVVRSHPSTKHSELVAMLKGEHGMGHGHANAIVAHTLSLHD, from the coding sequence ATGACTGAAAAGAGCATCAAAGGCCCGGCGTCCTATTTTCCATCAATTGAGAAGACTTACGGACGGCCCATCAGTGAATGGCTTGAGGTCGTTCGGAGCCATCCATCGACCAAACATTCGGAGTTGGTCGCCATGCTCAAGGGTGAACACGGTATGGGGCACGGTCACGCTAATGCGATCGTCGCCCATACTTTGTCCCTGCACGATTAG